In Mucilaginibacter boryungensis, a single window of DNA contains:
- a CDS encoding glycoside hydrolase family 28 protein, producing the protein MNTLKVYLTTLLLIVIGNAYGLDTNIEKYGAIGDGITLNSAAIQQAIDHCAQTGGGKVIFPAGRFVSGTIALKSNVTLRLEKGAVLLGSTDVNDYQNLDPFTEGLGIHVGWALVVGVDLQNIGIEGEGVIDGRGSALKAQQILTDNRPEGQRWGRRPFLLRLVRCERVHIQGVALNYSAAWTSHYYHCKQVTIEHIKIVSRGVAHNDGIDIDGCQNVHISDSDIDSGDDALCFKTTSSDMPCSAINVSGLKLKSGQGAIKMGTESMAAFQDIKISNCYIYNTNNGGIKLLTVDGAYLNNVEISDITMVNVKTPILIRLGSRLSVFRKDQDKQQPTGRLENVIIRNIKAQAADTAQLKPPTGILITGVPGYNIKNLRLENIDIELAGGGTIADSKQEVPEAIDKYPEVKTFGPLIPAYGIWARHVEGLQIINVRLHLKNNEERPAIICDDARQITITHCAFPPTTGSLAIIQLKHADDVTINANKVEGTAGSFISIDNAKSKVTYKGNQVVKSLKMINSALK; encoded by the coding sequence ATGAATACGCTAAAAGTTTATTTAACCACGCTGCTACTAATAGTAATAGGTAACGCTTATGGGTTAGATACGAATATTGAAAAATATGGTGCAATTGGCGATGGAATAACCCTTAACTCTGCTGCTATTCAACAGGCTATAGATCATTGCGCACAAACCGGCGGCGGGAAAGTTATCTTTCCCGCTGGCAGGTTTGTTTCGGGAACTATCGCTCTAAAAAGCAATGTGACGCTCAGGCTGGAAAAAGGAGCCGTTTTATTGGGCAGTACCGATGTAAACGACTATCAGAACCTGGACCCATTTACCGAGGGATTGGGTATACATGTGGGCTGGGCACTGGTAGTAGGTGTCGATCTGCAAAATATCGGGATTGAAGGTGAAGGCGTAATAGATGGGCGTGGCTCTGCGTTAAAAGCACAACAGATATTAACGGATAACCGGCCCGAAGGCCAGCGTTGGGGCAGGCGCCCTTTCTTATTACGCCTGGTACGTTGTGAACGGGTACATATCCAGGGAGTTGCCCTAAACTATTCAGCCGCATGGACCTCTCATTATTATCATTGCAAACAGGTTACCATTGAACATATTAAAATTGTCAGTCGCGGCGTTGCACATAATGATGGCATCGACATAGATGGTTGCCAGAATGTCCATATCAGCGATAGTGATATTGACAGTGGTGACGATGCGCTTTGCTTTAAAACTACTTCCAGCGACATGCCCTGCAGTGCTATTAACGTAAGCGGGCTAAAGTTGAAAAGCGGCCAGGGCGCTATAAAAATGGGGACAGAATCCATGGCCGCGTTTCAGGATATAAAGATCAGTAATTGCTATATTTATAATACCAACAATGGCGGGATAAAACTATTAACCGTAGACGGGGCGTATTTGAATAATGTCGAGATTTCGGATATCACTATGGTAAATGTTAAAACACCTATCCTCATTCGCCTGGGTTCAAGATTGAGTGTCTTCAGGAAAGACCAGGATAAGCAACAGCCAACCGGAAGGCTGGAAAATGTTATTATCCGTAACATTAAAGCACAGGCGGCCGATACGGCCCAGTTGAAACCACCTACCGGCATACTGATCACCGGGGTACCGGGATATAATATAAAGAATCTCAGATTAGAAAATATAGATATTGAACTAGCTGGCGGCGGCACCATAGCCGATTCAAAACAGGAAGTACCCGAGGCAATAGATAAATATCCTGAAGTAAAAACATTTGGGCCGTTAATACCTGCCTATGGCATTTGGGCGCGGCATGTAGAAGGCCTGCAGATAATTAATGTTCGACTTCATCTAAAAAATAATGAAGAACGACCAGCAATAATTTGCGATGATGCCAGGCAAATTACCATTACTCATTGCGCTTTTCCTCCAACAACAGGCAGCCTTGCCATTATCCAATTAAAGCATGCGGATGATGTTACAATTAATGCCAATAAAGTTGAAGGTACAGCAGGTTCATTTATTAGCATCGATAATGCTAAAAGTAAGGTAACCTATAAAGGAAACCAAGTCGTTAAGTCGTTAAAAATGATAAATTCAGCGCTAAAATAG